A stretch of Lathyrus oleraceus cultivar Zhongwan6 chromosome 6, CAAS_Psat_ZW6_1.0, whole genome shotgun sequence DNA encodes these proteins:
- the LOC127094691 gene encoding inactive receptor-like serine/threonine-protein kinase At2g40270, which translates to MADQEHELERVSSELEDLRGNMGQVMEILQVIRAKLDAQTTVVSEIAGPTIEPQPARTVPTTWPTYGLPPGFTPTVEGAPGFAPSAQQTAPLPTINENHPVVHTFAPPLVRAHATGLSGQLQKAFVTGVPKLKRSELEAACEDFGNVIGTSPVGSIYTVYKRTLSSGVEIAVVSVTVLTSLKDWSKTCEVQFRKKIDTLPKMNHENSVNLLGFCEEDEPFTRMVVFEYAPNGTLFEHLHVKEAEHLDWGTRLRVAIGTVYCLQHMHQLNPPLAHSSLNTSSVQLTDDYAAKISDLSFLKEIASLLLLDFKSIKPIGITQITVSECRHCHYSKHNHNLQGTHQTITVNLEPSGYNLTALIFSIKGKLEDCFLHLTVMMFPM; encoded by the exons atggcagatcaaGAGCATGAATTGGAGCGAGTGAGCTCAGAGCTCGAAGACCTACGTGGAAACATGGGTCAGGTCATGGAAATATTACAGGTCATCAGGGCAAAGTTGGACGCCCAAACAACAGTTGTTTCAGAAATCGCCGGTCCAACGATTGAGCCCCAACCTGCAAGGACGGTACCAACAACCTGGCCAACCTATGGTTTACCTCCCGGTTTCACGCCTACAGTTGAAGGTGCACCTGGTTTTGCACCATCCGCTCAGCAAACGGCCCCTCTACCGACCATCAATGAAAATCATCCTGTGGTTCACACGTTCGCACCTCCTCTCGTTCGTGCACAT GCTACCGGATTAAGTGGACAGCTTCAGAAGGCATTTGTGACAGGGGTGCCGAAGCTAAAGAGATCAGAGCTTGAAGCAGCGTGCGAAGATTTTGGTAATGTAATCGGTACTTCACCCGTTGGAAGCATTTACACAGTGTACAAAAGGACTCTATCTAGCGGTGTCGAAATAGCCGTGGTTTCTGTTACagtgt TGACATCGTTGAAAGATTGGTCAAAGACTTGCGAAGTCCAATTTCGTAAGAAGATAGATACATTACCAAAGATGAACCACGAGAATTCCGTAAATCTTCTTGGATTTTGCGAAGAAGACGAGCCATTCACCAGAATGGTGGTTTTCGAATACGCGCCAAATGGAACACTCTTCGAGCATTTACACGTAAAAGAAGCCGAACACTTGGATTGGGGAACAAGACTTAGAGTTGCAATTGGCACGGTTTACTGCCTTCAACATATGCACCAGCTAAACCCTCCGCTCGCCCATAGCAGCCTAAACACTTCATCTGTTCAACTCACTGACGACTACGCCGCCAAAATCTCGGACTTAAGTTTCTTGAAAGAAATAGCTTCACTCCTTCTCCTGGATTTCAAGTCAATTAAGCCAATTGGAATCACTCAAATTACCGTAAGTGAATGTAGGCATTGTCATTACAGCAAACATAACCATAACCTGCAAGGAACACACCAAACCATAACAGTCAATTTAGAACCTTCTGGTTACAACTTGACGGCATTGATATTTTCAATAAAAGGAAAGCTTGAAGATTGTTTCCTTCATCTCACAGTTATGATGTTTCCCATGTGA